The genomic region CTCCCGTCATACTCTCCCCCTCGTCAAGAGGCAGGATGGCGGCCATGCCGTGTTGGCCGATATGATGCACGGTGCCATCTTCCGAGTGCGCCGTCTCGAGGCTGAATGCCGCAAGACGGTCGTGCCGTCCTTCAAGGCTCAGAGCGCGCGGGGTTGTAACAAGACCCGGCAAAGATAACAGGAAGGGCGTATGATAGTCGTCAAAGCCCGTCATGGAGCGTCCCACAAGAGCCAGCGAGAGCGCATCACCATAGGCGGCGCCGGCGGTAAGATGACTTCCTGCCAGAGGCAGCGAAACGCCCCTCACGCTGTTGCCGAGGGCGGCCTGCATTTGCCCCAGAGGCCGCAAGGCGGCTTGCATATTCAGCAATCCCGCCCCGTAGATTGCGGCGTCGCTGAAGTCGGTGCCTCCGTTTCCTGAGTAGTCGGTGTTGTCGGCGCTGTCCACCAGTCGTATGAGCACTTCCTCAAGACTGAGTGTCGGAAAGTGTTCAATCAGAACCGCAAGGGCACCGGAGACATGAGCCGCCGCAAAATCTACACCTGCTAAATCTAGTGAAAATCTCTCAGTGTCCAACCCCGCCACAACAATTTTTATACCGATTCCAGCTCGTTTAGAACTACCCGGTGCTGCGAGGCAATAGTGCCGTCCGGCATAGCCGGGGTCGTCTCTGTTTTCGATCCAGCCGTTAGGCAGAGTGCCGCAACGGTTGGCGGAATCCATAATTTCCGCCGTTGAAGGATCTATGGGAGCATGACGCCTGTAGCGGGAGATGGTAAGATCGGACCCCGCCGTTACGGCGGTGGCCGCCAGCCAGCGTCCCCGTAATTCATCAATGTGATAGGGCAGGCCGGCCAGAACGGCGGGGTGTGAGGAGTCATCTACGGTGCCCGGGGTCGCGTGGGCCGGGTTGCCCTGATCGTCTCTCTCTTCTCCCGCCGACCATACATAGAGCGCTTTCTCCCCGGCGCGCAGTTCACCGTCAGCAATAGGTGTATCCGCTGCGGTTATAACGTCAGCGAATGCGGTACGCACCTCATCCTCAGTGTAGAGATCAATCGCGCCCACGACATACGTGAAAGTATGTTGTATCACCTGAGAGTTATGGGCCAGAAACTCGATATCCTTTACCAATGGCGAATCCGCATCAAGATCAAGAGTAGTCAGGTCGGTTGGAGCGTAATCTGCATTTTGAGGAGTTGATGTGTAAGGTCTGGGGCTGTTTGTATAATCTACGGCTAACCCGAGTATCTGCGCATCCGGCGCGATACCGACTACGGTATTGGATGTTCGTGTAGCGCCCATATTCCCCTTGGTCTGGTATTGTGCCGCTATTACGCCGGCAATGGCGGTGCCATAAAACGTATTGCCCAAGAGACTGAGGAAATAAAGTTCCGGAATTCTCCAGACTTTCAGATACTCCCCCGGATTATCCGGATCAGCCTGCCGGATGTGTGTTTTGTCACTTTGGCAGTTTTGCATAAAATTGGCAATCCGGGCCGTATTCGATGTTCCCCAATTCGTACGACACAAATATTTTTCTATAAGATCTTTATGCGATTGACCGGCGGTCATTTCAATGTAGGCATCGGGGTCTGTGGGGAGCGATGTGTCAGCCGGATCGACGGGATAAGCCAGTATGCTGCGGTCGTGGAATCTGGCTTTGGTCAGATCAAAATGGGTATGATCAAAGCCCCCGGCGGCAATACCGACAGTCACGCCGGCTCCCGTTGCGTCCAGAGCCAGCGCATGTTCGGCTCTGATGGTGCGCAGGCCGAGTTGCTGTCCATACTCCCAGTATTGGTCATTATCAATATCATAATCTGGGGGAGTCGAAGTGGAACCCGGGGGCGGTATGCGATACGAGACACCGGTTGAAATGTTCTCTGCCTCCGTGGTTGTTTCCGGCTCATGTGTTCCGAAGTCATTGGCCTCGACACCGGGTGCAGATTTGTTTCTGATATGCGTAGCGTCCACGGGTACCGGGGCGTTGGCAGGGACATAATAGCTGTCGCCATCGGCCTCAGTGACCTCACAGCCATTCGGGGATGTACAGGTTTGGGGTGGTGGTATTGAAACGTTGAAGACCGAGCCGCCACCGCCGCCGCAGGCCGCAAGAGAAGTCAGAGCAACAAAAAGCGCAAGCGGCGAGACCGCCGGACGCAGCTTCCTGAAATTTACGGCCCTGCCCCTGACAAGAGGCCACCCCCCCCCGCTTTTTGGCAGAAAACTGCCTTTATTTTCATAATCCTCATGCCGTATTTCCTTCTCAAAAACAACAGACCGCAGCAACAGACCGGAAAATCCGGCGTGCAGTTATAGTGTTATCCCCGAAGATCGGGACGTATTTATTATATGCATGTACCCCCGGCGACACACTGCGCGACAGGTGTGGATAATATCAGTCTACGCTAACCTGTCAATTCGGGTACCGGAAGTCGGAGCCCGGCTCGCCTAAGGTGCTCCTGCGGCTCTACCTCCGGTTGCGCCATCAGGAAAAGACGCCGATTCGGGGACAACGCCCGGCTCTCCGAACAGGACAATATTGCCGTCAGCTCCTTCCAGCACGGCGGAATAGCCCAGACGGTCCGGTCGGATATAGGTCCGGAAACTATGGCCCCCGTCCTCGGAATAGGCGACGGCGCCACTCAGACCCGTCATGACGATCGTGCCGTTTGAAAGTTGTGTGGCACTCGCAAAAGACAGGGGAGCGCCGGTCGGGATATGTTTCCAGCTTCTGCCGTTATCATCGGTGCGGTAGGCATTGCCTCTCATGCCATGAACCAGAACCCCGCCGTCGGGCAAACCCATCCCGCCCCAGAATGACCCCTCGTAGGGTGTCTGGATCGTCTGAAACGTAGCACCGCCGTCGGAAGACTTGTATACCGTGCCAAATTCGGCGGCCACATAAATAGACCCGTCGCGGGCGCCAAACGCACCATTGAGATGAAGATCGTCATAAGGGTCTCCCGTCAGCGAACGTTCGGTCCACGTCCGGCCGCCGTCTTTCGTCTCCAGCACCAGACTAAACGCCCCCATGGCGAGCCCGTTGTTTTCATCCTCAAAATAAAGGGTCAGAACAGGCGCGTCCGATGACGGACTGTTATGGAGCAATGTCCACGTATCACCGCCGTCAACGGTCTTGAGGATCGTCGTGTCATGGCCCGCCGCATAGCCTGTCTGCCCGCCCGGAAACGTCACACTGGTCAACGTCACCTGTGTCGGAACACTGGAAGCCTGTGTCCATGTTTTGCCGTTGTCATCGGAATAAACCACATGGCCATGCTCGCCGACCGCCACAAGCCGGTCACCGGAACGGGCCGCATCAAGAAGCAACGTTCTGGTGGCCAGATCCGATTGCAGCGCATGGCCCGTCGGCTGCGGTTGTGCCAGCGCTTGCGAAATCAGGACGGACGGGCCCGTCATCACAAGGCCCGTTGCCACAAGACCCACCACCACAAGACTCAACGTCAAATACAGGTTCTTCACACTCACCATGACACCACTCTCCACTCTCTTTTAGATTAAGGGTTCAGCATACGCCTCTTTATTATCCGCGCCAAGGCTGTTTTTTATCCGCACCGGAGCTGTTATAGTAAAATCAGATGCCTATATATAATAGTGAGCATGGCATAAGCTTCTTTTGTAGAATTCCGGCGGAGATATCATCCTCAAGCCGGACCAATCTGTGATGTTGGGAGGGTTAGGCACTCTGAGAGGGGAAAGCCCGCAACCAAACCATATCCATCAGCTCTCATGAAACCTAAATGTGGGGGTGAAAATCAGAAATATCACAAAATATAAAAATGCAGAATTTCCTGGTTTTAGGGGGTATTATCGCCTTCTCAGGCTTCGCCAAATCATGTTATGATTCGCTTTGGTTTAAAAGCCTGCCCAACCTGAAAAGAGTATAAATTGTCTAATTCAAGTTCAAACACAACAATCGATTCAAATTCAAATGCAACAATAGATTTTCTAATTGGAGCAGGATTAGAAGGTTTAGTAGAAGCAATTGTAATTATTGGTATTGGTTTGTTAGCGTTGGTGTTTTTCAAATGGCCTGTGGTGTGGTCTGATTTAAAGAAAATTATAAAAGAATGGGATCAGGTCTCTAAAGATGTCCATACCATTAAGGTTTTTTTACAAACCAAATATCCAGAGGTAGCACTTTTTCAATCAAAAAGTCCGTTAGCCTTAACGGAAAGCGGACAAAATATAGCTAGTACTATAGGTGCTGACACTATTGCTGATGCTTATATGGAACAAGTGGCTATTTCAAGAGAAATGAACCCCTATGAAATACAAGTAACTTGCTTTGATTTTGCTGAAAAATCCTTAATATCAAAATTAGATGCAAAAACAAAAACAAAAATAGAAACAGAAGCATTTGAGCGTGGACTGGAAGTTGAAAACATTCTTAAGATAATTGCTATTGTTATAAGAGATAAGTTTCTTTCCCAACGTGGCTATGTCCCTACACAGATAGACGAACACGACCCCCATAAATAAGGGCTTTTTTATGTTAGGGCCAACTGGTGGCTTATCAATATTGAGCCTCTTTTCTTTCTTTTTAGTGGCTGGTTTCATGATGATGGTAGTTTTTATCAGATAACAGAGGTTTTTTTGGGCCATTTTGGGCGCTTTTATATGTAAGCCCCTAAAATTCAGGCGGAACACCAGATGGGAGACATCCGATGGATATGTCAGACAGCCCCGCCATACGCTCTTTCAGGGAACAGGTGCGGGACTTCCTTGCCACCAACCGCAGCAAAGCCCCCTCCGGCATGAGCGGGAGCAATCACGGGCAGGCCATGGACTGGCAACGGCTCCTGATTGAAAACGGCTATGCCGCCCGCACCATTCCCGAAGAATATGGCGGCTTCGGCGCAGAGCCCGATCCGCTGGCCTCTCTGGTGATTGCCGAAGAGTTCACCGCCGCCGGTGTGCCCATGGGGTTTTCCAATCAGGGGATCTCCATGCTGGTGCCGACATTGCTGGAGATGGGAACGGAAGAGCAGAAGAAAAAATATATACCGCCGACCCTGCGCGGAGAAATGGTGTGGTGTCAGGGCTATTCGGAGCCCGGGGCGGGGTCGGACCTTGCCAGTCTGCGCACCAGGGCGACCGATGACGGTGATGATTTTCTCGTCAACGGACAAAAAATATGGACCAGTACCGCTCATGCCGCCCACATGATGTTCTGCCTTGTGCGGTCGGAGCCCGATGCGCCCAAACATGAAGGCATCAGCTATGTGCTCATCCCCATGGACACCCCCGGCCTTGAGGTGAGGCCGTTGAAAACCATGACGGGGCACGCCGAATTTAACGAGGTCTTTTTCACCGATGTGCGCGTTCCCAAAACGCAGACTGTCGGGAAGCGGGGCGAGGGCTGGCGGGTCGCCAACGCTACCCTGAAGCATGAGCGCGGCATGCTGGGAGACCCCGATGCGACCGGTGCGCGCTTCAGGGCTCTGGTGGACCTCATGAATAATGAACAGGTTAACGGTGTCCGGCTGATGGACAGCCCCGTTCTCCGCGACAGGCTGCTGGCCCTTCAGGGACGCGTCATGGCGATGCGCTATAACGGCCTGCGGCTCCTCTCGGCGCGCACCAAAGGCGGTGGCGGTCAGGGAGGAGCGGGCGCACGCATGGCGGGGCTTATTGTAAAGTTGCAGGGCTGCGAACTTAACCATCAGATTTCGGCGCTGGCACTGGACGCCCTGGGCGAATTCGGCCTTCTGTACGGCGCACCCGATGAGCGAATGCGCAACAAGGGGCAATGGCAATGGGCCTATATGTTCCAGCTGGGGCTGATTATCGGCGGCGGGACGGCGCAGATTCAAAAGAACATCATAGCCGAGCGCGGTCTTGGCATGCCCCGCGAGCCCAAAGTCCGGAAGCCGGACCAGAAGTAAAGTCCCGCGACACAAAATCCGCCCCCGAACGCAGAAAGGCAGGACATTAGGGAACACTAAAATTGGGGAAACTATAGCCCTGTGTACGCAAACAGCATCATTTAGGGACTGATATACTTAGGGAACTATATACCTGATTACCCAAAACCCCGTTTTTTGAGGGTTTACCTTGAGTTTTTCGGAGATTTTTGTCAGGTTATTTTTTCAATATTTTGGTTAATTTTTGCCATTATTGCGCAGTTTTCCGCGGTTTTTTGCGATTGTAATAATGTCAAATATTTTTTATAAATTGACATAGATTGACCCTAGACGCTAGCGACACGGAGCCCGGTACATGGCCAGCATAAAACCAAAGAATAGTCATGCTTCTATATTCGGAAAGTTTTCCGGTCTGCGCAGAGTTGCAGCCGCCGCACGGCGCTATATTCTTGACTCCGGTGAGCAATATTCCGGGCTTGAAGAACAGAGCGAGGTAACGGAAATTGTCCTGACCGAAGAGGACGCCCGTGCGTTTGACGCGTCCTTTGACGAACCTCCTTCTCTGACGCCGGGTGCGATTAAAGCCGCCGAGGCCTACCGGCGGCTCGTCAAAAGAGCTGAATAAAATCAGCGTTGTTGAGATTGAAAAATGGGATCCGGCGCGACATGATCGCTCCGGGTTTGATTGCGGCGTGGGCGGGCTGAACAATTTTCTACAAATAATGTGCCGACATCACACAACAACGTGAACCGCATTTGATGAGGCCACCATGAGATTATTGCTATATTGACAACCATCGGAGTAACGAATCTTTGGCGCAAAGTTCTGATTACCCGGCACTAATAACTTAGGGCCTCCCGAAAAAAATGCTCAACCGCAGGTTGCGGTTGAGCGCAGCGAAACTACTCCGCAAGGGGTATAAAAACTAAATAAGGAGACAGCATAATGAAAACGCTAACAACTTTTGCCGCCACTCTTGTGATGGCGTTTGCCCTTAGCGGACCCGCTCAGGCAATGGATGAAATTTTTGAGAATGTAAATACGGATTGGCTGGGTGACGGTTCTTTTGAACTCATCGAGGATTTGAGTTTTAATCTTGTCACTCCCGCTCATGCCGGCCAGATCGGAGAAGGATTCAAAAATGAGTTCGACAGCTGGGGCAATGCCATAGAGGATTGGTGGGCCGGACCCAACGCCCTGCTGGGTGAACTTGAGGAGATTAACGCAGTTTCTCCTGCTCATGCAATCGGTGACCTGGGCTCCTGCGTCTTTGCAGAGTGCGCGGGCCGTGAGGACGAATATATCGGAGACTTTCTTGTGCCTGCCGACGAGCGGTAGACGCAACGATTGCAAACACCGGACAGATAAAAAAACGGCAAGCCGGATATCCGGTTTGCCGTTTTTTTGTGGTCCCGCATCAAATCCGGGCATCTAAACTACACAACAACGTGAACCGCATTTGATGGACCATTGTATAGATGATGCGATAAGGTAATAATCAATGGTGTGCCGAAACCCTAACATCCGGCATTAAAAAACGAAGGAGATAAACTATGAAAACGTTAACAACTTTTGCTTCTGCTCTTGTCATGGCATTTGTCCTTAGCGGACCTGCTCATGCAATGGATGAAATTTTTGAGAATATAAATACGGACTGGCTGGGTGACGGTTCCTTTGAACTCATCGAGGATTTGAGTTTTAATCCTGTCACTCCCGCTCATGCAATCGGTGATCTGGGCTCCTGCGTTTTTGCAGAGTGCGAAGGTCGTGAAGACGAATATATCGGAGACTTTCTTCTGCCCGCCGACGCGCGGTAGGGACACCGCAGGGGCTGTGCAAGGGTGCCGGCTCCGGTAGCGGTTCCATCTTCCGGGAATTCTTTAGGAGTGTTGGCTGCACTTGCGGCCGGCACTCCTGTTTTTTAGGCAGCCTGTTCTCCGGAGAGAGGTTTGGGTCCCCCCGGATAGGGAATGACCCTCACATAATATAATATTGTTGTCATGATCTTGACTTCACTCGCAAGCCGCACCGGCAACTTACGGGGCTATTGGGCCTGGCTGTCGGCCTTTGTCATGGGAGCGGGGTGTATTCTTGCCTTCGCCCCTTTTCATTTTCTGCCCGTACTCCCCGTCTGCCTGTGTGTGACGGTCTGGCTGCTGGACGGATGCGCATCCCCCACACCACGGCAAACGGCCCGGCGCACCCTTGCCGTTTCCTGGGCTTTCGGCGCAGGCTTCTTTATTGCCGGATGTCACTGGACTCTCAATGCTTTCGTCATCGTTTTTGACGAGTACCGGTGGCTCTTCATTTTTCCCCTGTTTTTCATGCTGGTTGCCCTGCCCGCTTTCTTCGTTGCCGCCTGTCTCACCGCCCGACTGTTCTTCTGGCAGAGCGGGCCCGGACGCATTCTCGCTCTGGCGTCGCTGTTCACTCTTGCCGACTGGGTACGCGGACATGTCGTCTTTAACGGATTTCCCTGGAACCTTCTGGGCAACAGTCTGACCGCCGTGCCGCCGTGGGCGCAGCTGGCTTCCCTTGTCGGAGTTTACGGACTCACTTTTCTTTGCGTCCTGTTCGCCCTCACGCCTGCCCTGTTTGCCGACGGAAGGGGTGTCCCGTACCGTACAGGACGTCTCACACGATGGATTGCCACACCCCTTTTGATAATGATGGCCGCCGGTGCGTGGGTGTGGGGGGCGCATCATATAAAAGCCGTAACACCACCCACGGAAGACTCTCTTGCCGTCCGTATGGTGCAGCCCAACTTTTCACAGGAGTACAAGAAGAACCGCGACAACATCGTCGAGATGGCAAACTCGCTCCTGCGCCAGAGTTTCTTTCCCGGCACGCATCCCGATCTCGATTCCGGTGGCGGTCCCGATGACGGTTCCAATGGTGATTCCAATGGCGATGCAAAACAGCCGACGCCGCCGGTTGTCATCTGGCCCGAAACCGCCCTGCCCGTCTATATGGAACGCGAACCCACGCTACTCAAGCGCCTTGCAACCTATCTGCCCGAAGGCGGCCGGCTGCTGACAGGGTCTGCGCGGCTTAATGCCGGTGACCCTCTGGGACGCTCCTCCAACTCTCTGCTGGTCATTAATGATCGTGGTGACATTGAAACCTTCTACGACAAGCGGTTTCTCGTGCCTCTGGGTGAATATCTCCCTCTCAGGGGACTGATGCGCCGGCTTGGTGTTGACGCTTTGGCATGGCGCGGGGGCTACGCCGAGGGAACCGGCCCGCCCGTCCTTCCGCTGGGCGGCCTTCCCGATGTGGGCGTTCTGATCTGCTACGAATCCATCTTTACCGGTGACATCCTTCAGGCCGGCGGGCGTCCCGAATGGCTCCTGAATATATCCAATGACGCATGGTTCGGTGATTTCATGGGTCCCTGGCAGCATTTCGACCATGCCGTCCTGCGCACCATTGAAGAAGGACTCCCCATGGTCCGTGTCGCCAACACCGGCATCTCAGCATTGATCGACCCCTATGGGCGTGTCCGCGCCATGCTGGGAGTCAACCGGCGCGGCAATCTTGATGTTCGCCTGCCCGCACCCCTGCCGCCGACACTCTTCTCGCGCTGGGGAGATATTCCCGCACTCACCATAAGCCTGCTGGTGTTGCTTCTTCTGGCGGGAACCGCGAAATTCACCCGCCCAAAAACACGGCCGTAATGCCGGCGAGATAGAGACCTAATACATGGAACTAATGCCCTGTGTACGCAAACAGCTTAAAGCCCTGGCATAATGCAGGGACAGCCCTCCTCGCGGGTCACTGTTCCGGATGCCCCGCCGGAAGAGGTGGCAAAGGCATTTTTTTCCAACGTGAAAAAACCTGATCCGGAATTACGTCGGGTTAAATAGTCCGGTGGACTATTTAACGGGAGAATTGAAGGGTTTTGGTAGCTTGGCTGGTCTAGCGTATAAGCTCCTTCAATTTTATGTCAATATTGCCATTTTAGCGCAGCTTCCTGCGGATTTTCGAGATTAGCACGTTTGACAGAGGGGTTGACACTCCGGTCGGCCGATGTCAATTATATTTTACAAATTGACCATGGTCGATTCTTGACAACTCTAAACACCCCTAAACCCCTAAAATTTACCGTAGAAGGCTATCAGCTACTAAAAAGTAAAGAAAAACTAAAACTAAAAACATTGAATAGCCCCGTGGGCTAACGACACGGAGCCAGACACATGACTAACATAAAACCAAAAACTGCAAATGATTATACATTTGGAATATTTTCCAAAATAGCTGAAGCTGTTGCTATCAGACTACGCTTTGTGAATGCTCGCGATCCTGAGCCCGCAGAACAGAGTGAGGTAACGGAAATTGTACTGAGCGAAGAGGATGCTC from Parvularculales bacterium harbors:
- a CDS encoding S8 family serine peptidase; this translates as MLRSVVFEKEIRHEDYENKGSFLPKSGGGWPLVRGRAVNFRKLRPAVSPLALFVALTSLAACGGGGGSVFNVSIPPPQTCTSPNGCEVTEADGDSYYVPANAPVPVDATHIRNKSAPGVEANDFGTHEPETTTEAENISTGVSYRIPPPGSTSTPPDYDIDNDQYWEYGQQLGLRTIRAEHALALDATGAGVTVGIAAGGFDHTHFDLTKARFHDRSILAYPVDPADTSLPTDPDAYIEMTAGQSHKDLIEKYLCRTNWGTSNTARIANFMQNCQSDKTHIRQADPDNPGEYLKVWRIPELYFLSLLGNTFYGTAIAGVIAAQYQTKGNMGATRTSNTVVGIAPDAQILGLAVDYTNSPRPYTSTPQNADYAPTDLTTLDLDADSPLVKDIEFLAHNSQVIQHTFTYVVGAIDLYTEDEVRTAFADVITAADTPIADGELRAGEKALYVWSAGEERDDQGNPAHATPGTVDDSSHPAVLAGLPYHIDELRGRWLAATAVTAGSDLTISRYRRHAPIDPSTAEIMDSANRCGTLPNGWIENRDDPGYAGRHYCLAAPGSSKRAGIGIKIVVAGLDTERFSLDLAGVDFAAAHVSGALAVLIEHFPTLSLEEVLIRLVDSADNTDYSGNGGTDFSDAAIYGAGLLNMQAALRPLGQMQAALGNSVRGVSLPLAGSHLTAGAAYGDALSLALVGRSMTGFDDYHTPFLLSLPGLVTTPRALSLEGRHDRLAAFSLETAHSEDGTVHHIGQHGMAAILPLDEGESMTG
- a CDS encoding acyl-CoA dehydrogenase family protein, encoding MDMSDSPAIRSFREQVRDFLATNRSKAPSGMSGSNHGQAMDWQRLLIENGYAARTIPEEYGGFGAEPDPLASLVIAEEFTAAGVPMGFSNQGISMLVPTLLEMGTEEQKKKYIPPTLRGEMVWCQGYSEPGAGSDLASLRTRATDDGDDFLVNGQKIWTSTAHAAHMMFCLVRSEPDAPKHEGISYVLIPMDTPGLEVRPLKTMTGHAEFNEVFFTDVRVPKTQTVGKRGEGWRVANATLKHERGMLGDPDATGARFRALVDLMNNEQVNGVRLMDSPVLRDRLLALQGRVMAMRYNGLRLLSARTKGGGGQGGAGARMAGLIVKLQGCELNHQISALALDALGEFGLLYGAPDERMRNKGQWQWAYMFQLGLIIGGGTAQIQKNIIAERGLGMPREPKVRKPDQK
- the lnt gene encoding apolipoprotein N-acyltransferase is translated as MILTSLASRTGNLRGYWAWLSAFVMGAGCILAFAPFHFLPVLPVCLCVTVWLLDGCASPTPRQTARRTLAVSWAFGAGFFIAGCHWTLNAFVIVFDEYRWLFIFPLFFMLVALPAFFVAACLTARLFFWQSGPGRILALASLFTLADWVRGHVVFNGFPWNLLGNSLTAVPPWAQLASLVGVYGLTFLCVLFALTPALFADGRGVPYRTGRLTRWIATPLLIMMAAGAWVWGAHHIKAVTPPTEDSLAVRMVQPNFSQEYKKNRDNIVEMANSLLRQSFFPGTHPDLDSGGGPDDGSNGDSNGDAKQPTPPVVIWPETALPVYMEREPTLLKRLATYLPEGGRLLTGSARLNAGDPLGRSSNSLLVINDRGDIETFYDKRFLVPLGEYLPLRGLMRRLGVDALAWRGGYAEGTGPPVLPLGGLPDVGVLICYESIFTGDILQAGGRPEWLLNISNDAWFGDFMGPWQHFDHAVLRTIEEGLPMVRVANTGISALIDPYGRVRAMLGVNRRGNLDVRLPAPLPPTLFSRWGDIPALTISLLVLLLLAGTAKFTRPKTRP
- a CDS encoding YCF48-related protein, whose protein sequence is MVSVKNLYLTLSLVVVGLVATGLVMTGPSVLISQALAQPQPTGHALQSDLATRTLLLDAARSGDRLVAVGEHGHVVYSDDNGKTWTQASSVPTQVTLTSVTFPGGQTGYAAGHDTTILKTVDGGDTWTLLHNSPSSDAPVLTLYFEDENNGLAMGAFSLVLETKDGGRTWTERSLTGDPYDDLHLNGAFGARDGSIYVAAEFGTVYKSSDGGATFQTIQTPYEGSFWGGMGLPDGGVLVHGMRGNAYRTDDNGRSWKHIPTGAPLSFASATQLSNGTIVMTGLSGAVAYSEDGGHSFRTYIRPDRLGYSAVLEGADGNIVLFGEPGVVPESASFPDGATGGRAAGAP